From the Hemicordylus capensis ecotype Gifberg chromosome 1, rHemCap1.1.pri, whole genome shotgun sequence genome, the window TAGGCTTCTCACGTAAATAGGCTTCCCATCTAGAAAGAAACGCTGCTTCCATAATAACCATGGAGGATGAGTTAGTGGTGTGAACCAACTGTTAATGGGGCCCTTTAACAATTATTAGCATAAACGatcacaggattgcagcctccaGAACTGTGAGGCACACAAACATTTGTAAAGATTAGGGGTCTAGGCTCCTGAAGCCTCTTAAATGATGTTTAACTGGTACAAACTTGAGAAGAAAAGACAGAAGCAGAGCAGGGAGAAATCCACAATGATCCTCGTCTTCATCTCTATTTAACAGCTCTGTAGTATGACACACTTCAGCTGTGAGCGGTAATTGCTTCCTGCTAGGCTGGCTGTAGCTTGAATAATATTTACACTGCTGGGTTTAAACTACACCATGATTCCATTTTATGACAGAGAAACCACTGAATGCTTTGGTTTGATAAATGAGTTTGTTTATTGGTTTTCAGGAAACAGGttagcagtatagaaatgttggTGGAAAATCTTTCCTAAGAGAATGAATCTAAGTGCTTTTTGAAACCATGGGTAGAAAAAGCCATAAATTAATGGGTTACAGGTGGAGTTAAAGTAGCCAAACCATGTTAAAGTGTCAAATAATACTGCAGGCGTTGAGAAACCTATAAATGGATCAATTAAAATGGTAAAGAAACATGGAAACCAACAAAAGAGGAACCCTCCCATCACTATACTCAAGGTCTTAGCAGCTTTCCTGTCTTTACTCTTGGAAAGCTGGTTTGGCTTGTTATCGTGGGAactttctggtttgttttttataACATTCAGATGCTTTTTGGACACTTCAAAAATCTTTGCGTAAATGCCTATCATCACACAGCTAGGAGTCAAGAAGCCAAAGGAGAAGAGAATCGTTCCCCACATTTTATTAAACATAACTGGACAGGAACTAGAACAGGCCACTAAAATCTCATAGCCTTCAATGCCAGAAGCATACGCTTCAGAGAAAACCACCCCAAAAGCAAAGACAGCTGGCACTGACCAACAAATGGCTATCAGTTGCCTAATCACAGGAACAGTCATTTTGCACGAATAATGCAGAGGATAACAGATGGCATAAAAACGATCAACAGCAATGGAGCAAAGGTGGAAGATGGAAACCAAGCAGAACATCAGGTCAAAGCTGTAGTGGATTTTGCAAAAGGTGATCCCGAAGTACCAGCAGTTCTCCACAGATCTGATCATGCTATAGGGCATAATCAAGAAGCCAAGGAGAAAGTCAGTAACTGCCATGGAGAGGATGAGAAAGTTAGTTGGGGAGTGCAGCTGTTTGAAATAGGAGATTGAAAGGATGATTGCCAAGTTCCCCAAGACTGTGAGGATGATGACTCCAGTCATGGATGTGTACATGACTCCGCGTATACTTGCTGACCTGGGACTGTCATGGCAGGAGCCATTTCCAAATTCAGAGCAATCAACGATATCCTTGGAGAAATTAAGAAAAGCCATGATCCTCAATCTGAAAATAAGACTATTTAGTCTTCAATCAGCTGAAATTCATGTGTGCCATTTACTAGGGATAAAGGGGGTAAAGGGGGCAACCTACCCTGGATCCCCACatggctaaggaagcccaacaTGTTGATTCATATCAGCCAGAAAAGGGCCCCAAGACTATATTTTGCTCCAGGCTCTGAGTTATATCTGTGCCCCGTGGCTGTTTGCAGCTCCTTATCAAGTTTTTACATTAGAATTTCAGGAAGGTTTCTCTACACCAAGCCTTTTGTTCCACGAAGAATGCTAATGTAGTATACTcacatacagtgttccctctaaggcgtgcggacatgcgcacactcacaaggtttttttaatgtccgctcagttaattttatatcctgctcaggttgaatcaggaaggccccactctgaatgccagtgcgcgcacactgccttgattctgctgccAAGAAGAGAACTCATTccccacacagatgaaaaaaattagaaagaacactgctcaCGTACACAGATATTTTCTGTTAATTACCAAACAGAAGATAAAACAAAAGTCCTAGTCAGAAGCATATGTACATCGTTATTCCAAATAACAATATTCAATCTCTTTGGCAGGGAAAAACATCCTGCACAGTTAACATAGCTGTGGTTTAATATTGAgttgagctggttcgcacatttttttaatttatattattatcatttatttatttttttattatttgtataacatatttctatactgcccaaaacactctgggcagtttacaacaaaacaaaataaatgagaacagaaaaattaaaacattaattaaataaacaacagcaaaagaagttaaacattacaatttaaaaatttaaaacaatgttttaaaacagtgttaaaactattaaaacagtatttaattaaaagcctattaAATATTAAACAGTATGTAATATATGCTTCATATACATGAAGCATATATAATTGTCATCTTTCATGAAGATATAATGGTTAACCATTTGTGACTAGCAGTGATCAATAGAGAAATCGGCATCCTGACTATCTGTCTTGCCAGTGACTCTGAGTGTCAATCACTCCAATCACTGATTGGAGTGTCAGTCACCTGCAACATGCTAAATCTGAAAGTGCAGGCGCTTGATCCTATAAGCTTGCTCAGGTTCAACATTGCTCATAGAACTGAAGGCTGACAGTTAGCCTCACTTTGCCTGCAGCTTCAGCAGAGCATAGCACCCCTTGGTCACATTCTTACTAGCCTGGCTTTGTCAGTCTCTGACTTGTCCCTTACCCTCTTGTCCTTCTAGAACGCCCAGTGCATGGTTGCTTCTTAAAGTAATGTTGACGACACTGATTCTAAAGACACAACAGGAAATGCTATTGAAGGATGGTAGACacgctttaaaaataaatgcatgctGTCAACAGCCCACAGAGCAGTGAGCACGCAGAACAGCTGCAGCACTCTGAGTGAGGCAGGTGGGACTAGGGCAGTTCTTCTGTAGcacaaagccattgtggctggagatggtgggagctgtcgtccagcaacatctggaaacccaagggtgggaactcctgttctATAGTGGTGTTGCTGCCTTAGTTTaaaacaggactgcacaacttcagtgcaccagctgttgttggctgAGAGTTTCCATtgtcctcagccacaatgaccagATGTcatggaagatgggagttgtagtccaacgacagctggtggactgaagttgtgcaccccAGTTTGACAGCTTACAGTACATCCAAATATTAGCCACTGCATTTGTTGCCACATTTGAGTTTGTTCTTCTTGTCCTCATATCCACCTtagcatcccccaccccacaacctgcAATAAATGGTGCTTCCTTTTCTTAAAACTGTGGGTTTTGGGTTTATTTGTTACTCCAAATAATGCCAAATATATGCAATTGCTCCTGTGCCTATATACACCCCCCAAATCCTTATGAAGCAATCTGTGATTCTGAACAAACTGGAGATGTCCCTGTGGGGCTCAGTCAAAAAGGGGTTGTATAAGAGCAAATGTTTCACATAGAGAAACTGGAAAGTGGAGCACTGACAGAGAACTAGAGAAAGAACATGATGGGATGAACATGATGGGATGATGGCGCCAGATCTTCGCCCTACTGTCAGTGACAAATGAAGCAAAAAGATGCATTCCACAGATTTGAGCCACCGTCACTGATTCTGTGTTGGCTGATGTGTCTTTAGAAATCATCAACAGTTCTCCTACACCCTCCACTACTCGCTGTTTCAGCCTTGTTctgtacaataaaacaacactgGGCACCAGAACAATGAGTTTGGCAAAGAAAGCCATTTTTGTCATGACCGTGCCAGCTTATTCAGTTGCACCAGTAGGATTTCCTTCCTGGGTCTGTTGGCAAAACTGATCCAATACAAGATGTCATGATGTGGCATGATGGTCACTGCAGCCCTTTCTTAATGTCTCCTTTACTGGTGCAGCAACTGATAAGAATAAGATTGACTCTTGAATCCTATTATATTTAATCAGCTTAGTCCTTCTAAGTACGCCACTTTAACTGATTTGCAATTCAGGCTGTAAAGGTGCCTTGTGACTAATCTGTCTAATCTGACAAAGAAGAATAACCTTCCTGTGCTGCTAAATGTATTCTGAGAGCTATAATAGGATTGCATTAGAGCCAATAATACAAATtcaatgaatatatatatatatatatatatatatatatatatatatatataatgaaacACCGTTAATGCACCCTTTTAACATTTATTAGGTTTATAGTGAAATTACATAAATTGGGTTAACTCACATCTCAATCAAAGCCACACCAAGCTGGCCATGTGCATACAGTTAGAGCACTGTTCTTCATTATAAAGCCTGAGAGCCAATGGCAGTTCTCATCAACCCTAAATGCGGCTCCCTGTAATCATTTATTGGGCTTATGTGAAGTGTTGgttgaagctgaatactctgcacagtctccctcGCACCATGTGGacgtgaccagtgttccctctaacagggattcccagatgttgatgacaacttccagaatccaaagcaaaagccattgtacctggggattctgggagttgtagtcaacaacatctgggaatccctgttagagggaacattggaggTGACCatccccactgtgcagtgctgcattttgcccagtgctggtgggtTCCTTTctgggaaactgagccctcttgatcCCCTGCACCATATTGGgaggcatgcatggagtgctaAGAAATAAAACCCTTccaagtgctttccccatagagcttcgAAGAGaaagctccatctctcttaaagggccctccagcactgagaaaagtgcagtactctgcagaggtcagcacagtgggaaatggctcttacacCAAAAGCTTTTGCCCAAGTGAcccctacttgaaaaatagtgaaggtcaCTGAGTTAGggtgtcagactaggactgggagatCCAGGTTCTTTTATAAAGCTCATTTGGGTGACTTTGGaccatttatctctcagcctaaactaatTCACAGAGTTGCTGTGAGCATAAAATCAACTGTGTactcctgagctccttggaggaaaaacaaGACATAGATAtaaaacaacaatttttaaaaaataccaccaCAATTCTGCTAGGATTCCGCTTTTGAGACACCATCACCAGCACTCATGTTGGTTTGTGATGGCATGCCAAAAGTCAGATCCCAATTCATCCTGTTGTAGTGCATGCACATTAGTTTGACACAGGCTGAAGTGGCTGGACATCAGCATAGGCTAGACTTTTTCCATGCTGCCGTGGGCAGAGAGCTGTGTGAATTGATcatgggaggggtggggagagagacaagGCCCTATTCCTGTCAAATTACACTTCTAtacaccatttttggaagggcggtatataaataaaataaataaataaagactacAACCAACCAACTCAACATTTTGGGTAGAATCTATGATCAGGAGCAGCTCCAGATTTCCAGGGATCCTTGACAATCTGTCCTCCATGGGCCCCCTCCTACCTGGATTGGTCCTGGGAGGACCACTCGGCCATAAGAGCCACACAAAGTGTATGGACACAGAGGTGGTCTGACGGCTCAACAGTGGGCCCTGggtcctcagcagctgcccaaccATACCAAGCCCTGATACAGCTCTGCCCATCACGGACCTTTCCTATGCATTTAAAGGAATGGGTGCTTGAGCAGGATAATGCTGCTGTTGTACAGCAAAACATTCATCTTGATTGCCATCTTAGACACTATATATCAGAGATTATTAAGTAGGTCCAAAACTCCACTGAAATCTGTTACAAGGGATTTTACCTAGAAAGCTCAAATAGCATTGTATCAcaccactctttcttcccctacCTGAGGTGGTTTATATaaagccattaaaacattaatgtgGAATTAGAAGTCAGAGCCAGTCCTTCCAAGTAGTACCGTACCCTCTTCTGAACTACATTGGGTTATCATGATGCCGTTGTGCCTTTATGTAACAGCAGCCAGGTCTTAAGAGAATTTCAAGTGCAAGAAAAAATGcagtttagatttttttttcttttctttttcttgtagctACAAGTGAGGTCAAATCTCTAGGAAGGATTGTATCCTCCCAGGATCGTACATCCAATTTGTTCTATAAAGCGGCTTTGGAAGACTTGGTGACTCAATAGAATATGGCCCTCAATAAAAAATAATTTCccagtttttaaaagaaggaatACATTCAATATATAATCATCTTAAACTCCTTTACACTATTCGACTTTTGATCCAGTAAATTGTCCTTTTCTGCTACGAGGCAAACTAGATTCTGCTGAAGTGAATCCTGACCCATTCATGAATCCCATTCATGAATCCTGACCAGGCACATCCCACTCTACCTAACTTTctgtaccccacccccaccttacaTTATAGCATTTTGGTTCTTGGCCAAATAGATTGGACTCCGCATTTTAGAAAATTGGAAACTGAatctctagaacaggcctgcacaacatgcagcCTGGGGGCTGGATGTGGCCCGTGAGGCCCtttttcctggcccccagggctatttcctcttcctccccctgctgcttaaaaaacacctcctccaaaaaaattccagccgctgcacaGCCGAGGAGAcggctgcgggggtgcgggtgttctacggcagcagtggcgcacagcagcagaaaccagagcgacactcgggtctgccatttggcccggtgttgcttcccaactgcaaggcgtgcctgcgcagttaagtctcttaagtctctctctctctctctcccccccaccaagactgctccattctctctctctctctctctctctctctctctctctctctctcacccaccatgactgctccattctctttctctctctctcccaccattctctttctctctctctctctcccaccaaggctgccccatgctctctctctctcccaccaagactgctccatgctcactctctctcactctctccaagactgctccattccctctctctctctctcgctctctttctctctccaagactgctccattctctctctctctctctctctctctaagactgctccattctctctctctccaagactgctccattctctttctctctctctcccaccattctctttctctctctctctcccaccaagactgccccattctctctctctctcccaccaagactgctccatgctcactctctctctctctctctctctctctctctctctctctctcaggccaagcctcctgctgcatcctttccatctttctttccccttctccattctttcccaaaattatgagaagaggttctcatttcccccccttaaaagtgttccatgttttgtgtgatgatttggcagaggtagaaaggaagaacaatgcattttattatgtattttgtacagattgtataatatttatattattagaattaattttaattcaacttattcatattaatttaaatcaatcttggcctgccagaacatcaaaagctaaatattgattaaattcattttaaattcatttttaattcatttcactttaattcagttgattggttgattggttgatattaagtgttactctaataatcagcaccctaggaattgacctcgccccccatgaaccaagtcacggttggttttggcccgccaggtca encodes:
- the TAAR2 gene encoding trace amine-associated receptor 2 encodes the protein MAFLNFSKDIVDCSEFGNGSCHDSPRSASIRGVMYTSMTGVIILTVLGNLAIILSISYFKQLHSPTNFLILSMAVTDFLLGFLIMPYSMIRSVENCWYFGITFCKIHYSFDLMFCLVSIFHLCSIAVDRFYAICYPLHYSCKMTVPVIRQLIAICWSVPAVFAFGVVFSEAYASGIEGYEILVACSSSCPVMFNKMWGTILFSFGFLTPSCVMIGIYAKIFEVSKKHLNVIKNKPESSHDNKPNQLSKSKDRKAAKTLSIVMGGFLFCWFPCFFTILIDPFIGFSTPAVLFDTLTWFGYFNSTCNPLIYGFFYPWFQKALRFILLGKIFHQHFYTANLFPENQ